The Arachis hypogaea cultivar Tifrunner chromosome 14, arahy.Tifrunner.gnm2.J5K5, whole genome shotgun sequence DNA window TCTGGAGGGCAGCTGTAATAAACAGAAGAGAGTCCAAAGACAAGAAcacattgaatttatttttagtttcaactgaaccataattaaaccatgtataagcagtaaacattgaacaagattcatgtggtgaataaatatttattaacttaCTCATTATTAGAAGTTTGTTGTGTTTCCTTTTGTGGAGGAACATAGATGAAGTCATCCTTGATCAACTCTTCCTGAGCTAAACATGGAAGAGACAATGCAAGAGGATGTCTAAGGAATGTAAATAAGGATAAAGTTAAttttgaataattagaatttgttttgaaaaataggaATTTGCACATTGAAAAACTCACACTTCCAAAGGTTGAGAACGAGTTTGTTGTTGAAACTCAACAATTTGTAGCTCAGAATTCGGTGTAGCTCTAGTGACATTTAAACACATTTTTCTTGTGAttaattaagtaaaaattattaactaaatctaaaagagtaacataaatatttttaacttacactGGTGGAGTTTTAAGAGTCTTTCTtgggaagattttttttttctaaaatatttgaccgGGCTTTACGGggtatttttcctaaaaaaaaagataacaaattaaaattagaaaccaaGATTAAAAGCAGAGGTCTAGAAACACATTAAATTCATTTTTGGGCAACCACCAAACCGAAAGCACAATATGTAGTGAACCAATTTACTTGGTATTGCTCGCGGGATTTACAGAAGGTGTAGAGCTTCTTTGAGTCTATAAGAGTTGTTCGCTATCCAGATTTACAGTCGGCACTCtaagaaagataaataaatattagtaattaaATCTAGAGGAATTAGAAAAGGTTGTAGAAAAattaagcaaagaaagaaaaagaactcgGGAATAATAAACTGAATCTTACGTCTGAGAGAATTCATTTTGTGCCTTTGGAGAGTCAAACTGATCCGGAGCAATGTTTGTTGACTGAGCtccatcatttcttttctttgaccTCTTTTCTCTTATCGTCTCCAATGCTCATTTTCTTCTTTCCGCAacattgtcttttgcttgttcagTTCTGAAAGTTCATAAAAGAAGTATCAAGGAACCTAATACGTAAGTATCAATAATAGAAAATATGATTCGAGAAACTTACTCCTTCTCAGATTGGGCTGGTGTTTTTGCCTCCCTTTTcggttgttttctttttattacggGTGTTTTCTCGATTTCATTTTCTCTGGAAAACAGACAAATACATCGAATTTATACCAGAGACAAGACACTAACAATGAAGTCAACCAAACTAACAGACAAGACCGAACCGAACTAACTTAAAGTGCTAAACTGAAAATTAGAAGCTCATCGAACCGAAATTAATTCATTTGCTGAAGAAAAGGTGTTACATATGCAATCAACAAAACGCCTCACAGAAATTATGTAATACTTACTCGCTTTCAGATTCACTTGTGCTCTCTGAATCTATCAGCACAGGCTTTGTTTTTATGGTTTGTTTTTTAACCACCTTCggtggttgttttcttttctttgttccggttttttttatttcttcttctctacaatacataagaacaagcacataagaacaaatttaagcaaatacaaattaaatgaaatcaatatgaaaattaaacttaCTGGCTTTCGGATTCAGATTCGGAAAGTCTTTCCTCTTCAAAGAAGAATCCGTCtcgacaattttcttttttattttctttcctttttctttttttccaagttacttgtttttgtttttcctttctgTACAAAAGTCCCTAAAATGGAAACAATGTCTCAATTAGTTAATCAtcaaaataacaaattaacaatccgGTGAACCGAATGAAGCAATTCCACCGAACCGAAAAATATTCATATGGTGAATAGTACATGACAACtatttattcatcaagaaaaaTGTTTCTTAATGCAGAAATATTCAAATCAACAAACTAACAATTTTAAGTaggataaataaatt harbors:
- the LOC140178323 gene encoding uncharacterized protein — translated: MSIEWKENRKKFKSTFVVFMQKCFLLPTTVSVASPIHKPLMFHVDNIREWDWTKHVLNFLMKGVKNKRKGKKQSVDDCVFVLMLIYFHETKFSYPFVPDAPPTLWVAHWTREMMIEHISSEVTKSLGLLYRKEKQKQVTWKKRKRKENKKENCRDGFFFEEERLSESESESQEEEIKKTGTKKRKQPPKVVKKQTIKTKPVLIDSESTSESESEENEIEKTPVIKRKQPKREAKTPAQSEKETEQAKDNVAERRK